A region from the Nitrospira sp. genome encodes:
- a CDS encoding tRNA pseudouridine(13) synthase TruD yields MNTQAEPFLTASIPGIGGVMRATHEDFQVEERPLYLPCGDGEHLYLSVTKRGLSTPDLVKNFSSVLGVKAQAIGVAGLKDARAVTTQMVSVQGVDQDRISRLAIDERVLKVEVLGRHRNRLRTGHHAGNRFRLVVRDVASHAAESVPAILAELGRRGVPNYFGPQRQGKRGDNHEVGAALLQDARRREKMSRAKRMWYLNTYQSYLFNLILARRIDRIDRVSVGDWAMKSQNGACFLVEDAEKEQIRADCFEISPTGLLFGSRVSWAEGEPGVIEQAVVGEAGTTQEALVAAAKDCGFRGERRALRVPLAELEWALDGTALTLTFALPPGAYATSVLREVMKAGEGHEARGTGQEEGGGAVSAW; encoded by the coding sequence GTGAATACACAAGCCGAGCCGTTTCTTACCGCCTCAATCCCCGGCATCGGCGGGGTGATGCGGGCGACCCACGAGGATTTTCAAGTCGAAGAGCGTCCGTTGTATCTCCCGTGCGGAGACGGCGAGCATCTGTATCTGAGCGTGACCAAGCGCGGATTGTCGACGCCGGATCTGGTGAAGAACTTTTCGTCGGTGTTGGGAGTGAAAGCCCAAGCCATCGGGGTCGCCGGATTGAAAGATGCGCGCGCGGTGACGACTCAAATGGTCTCGGTCCAGGGTGTGGATCAAGACCGGATCTCCCGGCTGGCGATCGACGAACGGGTGCTAAAGGTGGAGGTGCTGGGACGGCACCGCAATCGTTTGCGGACCGGCCATCATGCGGGGAACCGGTTTCGCCTGGTGGTTCGTGACGTGGCCTCGCATGCGGCAGAGTCGGTGCCGGCCATCCTCGCCGAGCTGGGACGCCGCGGCGTGCCGAATTACTTCGGTCCGCAGCGCCAGGGAAAACGCGGGGACAACCATGAAGTCGGCGCCGCCCTGCTGCAAGATGCCCGTCGACGCGAGAAGATGAGTCGGGCCAAACGGATGTGGTATTTGAACACGTACCAGTCCTATCTCTTCAATCTTATTCTGGCCAGGCGCATCGATCGGATCGATCGGGTGTCCGTCGGCGATTGGGCGATGAAGTCGCAGAACGGCGCCTGTTTTTTAGTCGAGGATGCGGAGAAAGAACAGATTCGCGCCGACTGTTTCGAGATCAGTCCGACAGGCCTCTTATTCGGCTCGCGCGTGTCCTGGGCCGAAGGAGAGCCGGGCGTGATCGAACAAGCGGTCGTGGGTGAGGCGGGCACGACGCAGGAGGCGCTGGTTGCGGCAGCCAAAGACTGTGGTTTTCGCGGTGAACGGCGGGCCCTGCGTGTTCCGTTGGCTGAATTGGAGTGGGCGCTCGACGGGACGGCGCTCACCCTCACGTTTGCGCTGCCCCCCGGCGCCTACGCGACGAGTGTCTTGCGGGAGGTCATGAAAGCTGGCGAGGGACACGAGGCGAGGGGCACTGGGCAAGAGGAAGGAGGAGGCGCTGTGAGTGCATGGTAG
- a CDS encoding HEAT repeat domain-containing protein — MLRRADQGQANLSAIVILLGVVITSVWVWKRLSLESQEYVIDQAIPLAAAVLGIGVLVMVVIKKIRRRVQQTRKRDRLLAAFQRETVRDKKLELSFALAEVNGYRVNGLEAVAPALKELWVSTLRRAVGEKQHRIRGMAASHLGVLQDRSIVPLLLAALEDDHAYVRSCAALGLGRLRASEAREKLEEVMKEDWDQTTRSRAKEALERLTPP, encoded by the coding sequence ATGTTGCGACGCGCTGACCAGGGCCAGGCCAATCTGAGCGCCATTGTCATCCTCCTAGGGGTCGTCATTACCTCGGTGTGGGTGTGGAAACGGCTGTCACTGGAATCGCAGGAATACGTGATCGACCAGGCGATTCCGCTGGCCGCTGCGGTGCTCGGCATCGGCGTGCTGGTAATGGTGGTTATTAAGAAGATCCGCCGGCGGGTGCAGCAAACACGCAAACGGGATCGATTGCTCGCGGCCTTTCAGCGGGAAACCGTTCGCGACAAGAAACTTGAGCTGTCATTCGCCCTGGCGGAAGTGAACGGGTATCGGGTGAACGGGCTTGAAGCGGTGGCGCCGGCGCTCAAAGAGCTTTGGGTGAGCACGTTGCGCCGCGCGGTCGGGGAGAAGCAACATCGCATTCGCGGGATGGCCGCCAGTCACTTGGGGGTGCTGCAGGACCGTTCGATCGTTCCGTTGTTGCTCGCCGCGCTCGAAGACGATCATGCCTATGTCCGGTCCTGCGCGGCCTTGGGATTGGGCCGCCTGCGCGCCTCCGAGGCCCGGGAAAAACTTGAAGAAGTGATGAAGGAAGATTGGGATCAGACCACGCGCAGTCGCGCCAAAGAAGCGCTGGAACGACTCACGCCGCCATAA
- a CDS encoding metallophosphoesterase, which produces MRVSHSWPDRARAFVGTCLSEPFYRLFSLFPQCEIGLSEHAVTRLTFPHRVLAGHRAVHLSDLHLDRHQPRHDLIADEVKGLEPDWIFITGDLLNVPEGLPHLFRFLAQLRTIAPVYVTLGNHDHYSGVPVEQFRHWAERHRITLLINESATIHTNGGELALVGVDDPSLHRADLRCLPAQAQHRFTLLLAHAPNILDQMEPQHHANLILCGHSHGGQWRIPGIPTIWLPPGCNGRIAGHHEKGGQRLYVNRGLGWSFLPLRWNCRPEIALIQWTVESAAPAIMAA; this is translated from the coding sequence ATGAGGGTTAGCCATTCGTGGCCCGATCGTGCCCGGGCGTTTGTCGGCACCTGCCTGAGTGAACCCTTCTATCGCCTCTTCAGCCTGTTTCCACAGTGCGAAATCGGCTTGTCGGAACATGCCGTCACCCGTCTGACCTTTCCTCATCGGGTGCTGGCCGGCCACCGGGCCGTCCATCTGAGCGATCTCCATCTCGACCGCCACCAGCCCCGCCACGATCTGATCGCCGACGAAGTCAAAGGATTGGAGCCGGACTGGATTTTCATTACCGGTGACCTGTTGAATGTCCCGGAGGGCCTGCCTCACCTGTTTCGATTTCTCGCGCAACTGCGCACCATTGCCCCGGTTTATGTCACGCTGGGCAATCATGACCACTACAGCGGCGTTCCCGTCGAACAGTTCCGCCACTGGGCGGAGCGGCATCGGATCACGCTGCTCATCAACGAGTCGGCGACGATTCACACGAACGGCGGCGAACTGGCCCTTGTCGGGGTGGATGATCCGTCGCTGCACCGAGCCGATCTCCGATGCCTACCGGCCCAAGCCCAGCATCGGTTTACGCTGCTGCTCGCGCACGCCCCGAATATTCTCGATCAAATGGAACCGCAGCATCATGCCAACCTGATTTTGTGCGGACACAGCCACGGAGGTCAGTGGAGAATTCCCGGAATTCCAACCATCTGGCTGCCACCAGGCTGCAATGGCCGGATTGCCGGACACCACGAAAAGGGCGGCCAGCGGCTGTATGTCAATCGAGGACTCGGCTGGTCGTTTCTCCCGCTGCGGTGGAACTGCCGGCCGGAGATCGCCCTGATCCAGTGGACCGTCGAATCAGCCGCTCCGGCCATTATGGCGGCGTGA